A DNA window from Bradyrhizobium sp. CCBAU 53421 contains the following coding sequences:
- a CDS encoding EAL domain-containing protein: MSVVSTNSVKPGHRRLSIKGVLRATRMGAIQWLVLSAALLVLAITLGTGYLALQFRERALEMSERELDNTALLLSRHFDQQLSDLQHVHDDIVNYLRSEQVETADQFEKNMSLLSAHEMLRTRLAALPHVGGLNLFNAKGWLINSSEMWPVPDISVADRRYFQEFTSGRPTSPVIVEPAMSKVTGNWTTIFARKITGRNGEIIGFASRGVEPSHFEDFVASLALSGDTVISMIHRDGTIIARYPQDAGVIGRNIINLPVFQKVISFGGNTSGRFVGASGEENVGAVRSLSHFPILILATTKTSSALQDWRAQTKLQFCAAVLAVLIISFAVFLIVRQLQRQHDAAQRRLSEKSQHLDTAINTMTQGLLLFDASARLVICNQQYIDMFGLSPDIVKPGCHLRDLILHRQAIGSFVGDVDEYCARFTNPRGDEVRDSVIMTPDGRSIRLVYKRAPDGGWATTLEDVTDGRRAQARIEYLAHYDALTNLPNRTLFQRHAEELLREAAVHAFAIHYIDIDEFKRINDTLGHLIGDEFLRRVAEKLRQSVGSDDFIARLGGDEFAIVQHDIRSDDDVSDLVARVYQSLRTPFDCLGHRLSSDASIGIAIAPRHGSDLFGLLKCADLAMYAAKAAGRRTYRFFDPAMEKQANLRRALEADLRTALADGGFELHYQPLVDLRSDEVTGCEALLRWRHPVRGMISPVDFIPVAEETGLIEEIGQWVLRTACIEAAAWPAHVRLAVNVSPIQFKSETLALKVANALAESGLDPRRLELEITEAVLIADDDAALVTLGQLRALGVHIALDDFGTGYSSLQYLQRFPFDKIKIDRSFVKEVTRNSGSASIIRAVVSIAADRNMITTAEGVETDQQRDTVQMLGCTQMQGYLFSKPVPAQDLRTLLAADSVENAA; this comes from the coding sequence ATGTCGGTTGTATCAACGAACAGCGTGAAGCCGGGGCACCGGCGGCTGTCGATCAAGGGTGTGTTGCGCGCCACCAGGATGGGCGCCATTCAGTGGCTCGTCCTGAGCGCCGCGCTGCTGGTGCTCGCCATCACGCTTGGCACAGGCTATCTCGCGTTGCAGTTTCGCGAGCGCGCGCTGGAGATGTCCGAGCGCGAACTCGACAACACCGCGCTGCTGCTGTCGCGGCATTTCGACCAGCAGCTCAGCGACCTCCAGCATGTCCACGACGACATCGTGAACTATCTGCGATCGGAGCAGGTCGAGACTGCCGATCAGTTCGAAAAGAACATGTCGCTGCTCAGCGCGCACGAGATGCTGCGCACGCGGCTGGCCGCGCTCCCGCATGTCGGCGGGCTCAATCTGTTCAACGCCAAGGGGTGGCTGATCAACTCGTCCGAGATGTGGCCGGTGCCCGACATCAGTGTTGCCGACCGGCGCTATTTCCAGGAGTTCACCTCGGGGCGGCCGACGTCGCCTGTCATCGTCGAGCCCGCGATGAGCAAGGTGACCGGCAACTGGACCACGATCTTTGCGCGCAAGATCACCGGGCGCAACGGCGAGATCATCGGCTTTGCGAGCCGCGGCGTCGAGCCCAGCCATTTCGAGGACTTCGTCGCCTCGCTGGCATTGAGCGGCGATACCGTGATTTCGATGATCCACCGCGACGGCACCATCATCGCACGCTATCCGCAGGATGCCGGCGTGATCGGCCGCAACATCATCAATCTGCCAGTGTTCCAAAAGGTCATCAGCTTTGGCGGCAACACGTCAGGTCGGTTCGTTGGCGCTTCAGGCGAGGAGAACGTCGGTGCGGTCAGATCGCTGTCGCACTTTCCAATCCTGATCCTCGCCACCACGAAAACCTCGAGCGCGCTGCAGGACTGGCGCGCCCAGACCAAGCTGCAATTCTGCGCGGCCGTGTTGGCGGTGCTGATCATCAGCTTCGCGGTCTTCCTGATCGTCCGCCAGTTGCAGCGGCAGCACGATGCGGCGCAGCGCCGGCTGTCCGAGAAGAGCCAGCATCTCGACACCGCCATCAACACCATGACGCAGGGGCTGCTGCTGTTCGATGCCTCGGCGCGGCTTGTGATCTGCAATCAGCAATATATCGACATGTTCGGCCTCTCGCCCGACATCGTCAAACCCGGATGCCATCTGCGCGACCTGATCTTGCACCGCCAGGCGATCGGCTCCTTCGTCGGCGATGTCGATGAATACTGCGCGCGGTTCACCAATCCGAGGGGTGACGAGGTCCGCGATTCCGTGATCATGACGCCGGACGGCCGCAGCATCCGCCTGGTCTACAAGCGCGCACCTGACGGCGGCTGGGCCACCACGCTCGAGGATGTCACCGACGGACGGCGTGCGCAGGCGCGGATCGAGTATCTCGCGCATTACGATGCCCTGACCAATCTGCCGAACCGGACGCTGTTCCAGCGTCACGCGGAAGAATTGTTGCGCGAGGCTGCGGTCCACGCCTTCGCGATCCACTATATCGATATCGACGAGTTCAAGCGGATCAACGACACGCTGGGCCATCTGATCGGCGATGAATTCCTCCGGCGCGTGGCCGAGAAGCTGCGCCAGTCGGTCGGATCGGACGACTTCATCGCGCGCCTCGGCGGCGATGAGTTCGCGATCGTCCAGCATGACATCAGGTCGGACGACGATGTCAGCGATCTGGTGGCGCGCGTCTATCAGTCGCTGCGCACGCCGTTCGACTGCCTCGGTCATCGGCTGTCGAGCGACGCCAGCATCGGTATTGCGATCGCGCCGCGCCATGGCTCGGACCTCTTCGGCCTGCTCAAATGCGCCGATCTCGCCATGTACGCGGCCAAGGCTGCCGGCCGCAGGACCTATCGCTTCTTCGATCCCGCGATGGAGAAGCAGGCCAATCTGCGCCGCGCGCTGGAGGCCGATCTGCGAACCGCGTTGGCCGACGGCGGCTTCGAACTGCACTACCAGCCGCTGGTCGACCTGCGCAGCGACGAGGTGACCGGCTGCGAGGCGCTGCTGCGCTGGCGCCATCCGGTGCGCGGCATGATCTCGCCGGTCGACTTCATACCGGTTGCCGAGGAGACCGGGCTGATCGAGGAGATCGGGCAGTGGGTGTTGCGCACCGCCTGCATCGAGGCAGCGGCCTGGCCGGCGCATGTGCGCCTTGCGGTCAACGTCTCGCCGATCCAGTTCAAGTCGGAGACGCTGGCGCTCAAGGTCGCCAACGCACTCGCCGAGAGCGGGCTCGACCCGCGCCGGCTCGAGCTCGAGATCACCGAGGCGGTGCTGATCGCCGATGACGATGCGGCCCTGGTCACGCTCGGCCAGCTTCGCGCGCTAGGGGTCCACATCGCGCTCGACGATTTCGGCACCGGCTATTCGTCGCTGCAATATCTGCAGCGCTTCCCGTTCGACAAGATCAAGATCGACCGCAGTTTCGTCAAGGAAGTGACCCGCAACAGCGGCTCG